A window of the Polaribacter batillariae genome harbors these coding sequences:
- a CDS encoding CBS domain-containing protein, with protein MNITDYILNETKALSLQSSVKEAKDLFDNFPITHFPVIENHKLLGSFAEDDIHTIENNNNELVAYSYLLNSFFADEKATVLELLKIFADNDTNIIPVLNKEKEYIGYYDLCDVLDVFSTSPFMVEDSETLIIEKVENDYSMSEVCQIVETNGAKLLGIYISERKNDFVQVTLKIITEDINEIMHTFRRYDYKIISTHENDIYLEDLKNRSEYLQKYLEM; from the coding sequence ATGAACATTACAGATTACATATTAAATGAAACAAAAGCGTTGAGCTTGCAAAGTAGCGTAAAAGAGGCGAAAGATTTGTTTGATAATTTTCCTATTACACATTTTCCTGTGATAGAAAACCACAAATTATTGGGTTCTTTTGCAGAAGATGATATACACACTATCGAAAACAACAACAACGAATTAGTTGCTTACAGTTACTTACTAAATTCGTTTTTTGCAGATGAAAAAGCTACTGTTTTAGAACTTTTAAAAATTTTTGCAGATAACGATACCAATATTATTCCGGTTTTAAACAAAGAAAAAGAATACATTGGTTATTACGATTTATGTGACGTTTTAGATGTTTTTTCTACAAGTCCTTTTATGGTAGAAGACAGCGAAACGCTTATTATAGAAAAGGTAGAAAACGATTATTCTATGAGTGAAGTTTGCCAAATTGTAGAAACCAATGGGGCGAAATTGTTAGGCATTTATATCTCTGAAAGAAAAAACGATTTTGTACAAGTAACTTTAAAGATAATTACAGAAGATATTAACGAAATTATGCACACTTTTAGAAGATACGATTACAAAATAATATCTACACACGAGAATGATATTTATTTAGAAGATTTAAAAAACAGATCAGAATATCTTCAGAAATATTTAGAAATGTAA
- the bamA gene encoding outer membrane protein assembly factor BamA, translated as MKLFSATIVLTALFFTYSASAQVKKDSLSVVKKDTISSNNISYEKGKEYILGGVSVTGLQKFSEETVRVFTGLRYGQPIKLPGDKLTSAIKKLYESKQFSDVDVYLAKIDGNTVYLQFDVKELPQLNQVTINGIKRSKAKELIKETDLKLGAMVTDNLLVTTKNYFAKKYTDKGFLKTKVSIDVQKDTSDINTVNMSVFIDKGKKIKIKDINFTGNKAISDRKLRKAMKNTKEKFFGRFWKTSKYIEEDYQEDLESIIDKYSRLGYRDARILSENITWNNDNTININIDLEEGRQYRFGDILFVGNKEYTDEQLHQILRIDKGDIYNGAVLKERVKGDNSPTSFDISTTYQNNGFLFSQINAVETKVENDSITVEIRIREDEKARIKKVTVSGNDKTNDHVLFRELRVKPGSLFSRQEIIRSIREIGQLGFFDQNVVPDILPDYQNKTTDINFNVVEKGGSQIELQGGYGGGSFIGTLGLSFNNFSIRNIFKKEAYKPLPMGDGQKLSLRLQSSRTFNTYSFSFTEPWLGGKKPRSLSFSIYSSNQFQLDPRTFDVDRSRSLGIIGASIGLGERLKWPDDFFQLSQTVSYQSFKLNNYGFRVGADVLNNGTLNNLSYNATLARNSAGPSLIFPTYGSEFSFGVKATLPYSLLNNKDYTGLAPAEKYKWLEYYKLNAKGKWYTSFTDKLVLMSNAEMGYLGFYNDELGQSPFERYFVGGDGIAVFQLDGREVVGLRGYENNRLSSIDGGTIYNKFQLELRYSITDSPSASIYTLGFLEAGNSYDNFKEFNPFKLKRSAGLGIRIFMPAFGLLGIDFAHGFDPLPGQFEKSGWQTHFIIGRQF; from the coding sequence ATGAAATTATTTTCTGCCACAATAGTGTTAACCGCACTATTTTTTACTTATAGTGCAAGTGCACAAGTTAAAAAAGATAGTTTATCTGTAGTCAAAAAAGATACGATATCTAGCAATAACATAAGTTACGAAAAAGGAAAAGAATACATTCTTGGTGGTGTTTCTGTAACAGGTCTTCAAAAATTTAGCGAAGAAACTGTGCGTGTTTTTACCGGTTTAAGATATGGGCAACCGATTAAACTTCCTGGAGACAAGTTAACAAGCGCCATTAAAAAGTTATACGAAAGTAAACAATTTAGCGACGTAGATGTTTATTTAGCAAAAATAGATGGAAACACTGTTTACCTTCAGTTCGATGTTAAAGAACTACCGCAATTAAATCAAGTAACAATAAATGGTATAAAACGCTCTAAAGCAAAAGAACTTATTAAAGAAACCGATTTAAAATTGGGGGCAATGGTTACAGACAACTTACTTGTAACTACTAAAAATTACTTCGCAAAAAAATATACAGATAAAGGGTTTTTAAAAACTAAAGTTTCCATAGATGTACAAAAAGACACTTCCGACATTAATACCGTAAACATGTCTGTCTTTATCGATAAAGGAAAAAAAATAAAAATAAAAGACATTAATTTTACAGGGAACAAAGCCATTTCTGACAGAAAATTAAGAAAAGCAATGAAAAACACCAAAGAAAAATTCTTTGGTCGTTTCTGGAAAACATCTAAGTATATAGAAGAAGATTACCAAGAAGATTTAGAAAGTATTATCGATAAATATAGTAGATTGGGCTATAGAGATGCTCGTATTTTAAGCGAAAATATTACATGGAATAACGACAATACCATTAATATAAATATCGATTTAGAAGAAGGTAGGCAATATCGTTTTGGAGATATTTTATTTGTAGGAAATAAAGAATATACAGACGAACAATTGCATCAAATTTTAAGAATAGATAAAGGAGATATTTATAATGGAGCCGTTTTAAAAGAACGTGTAAAAGGCGACAACTCTCCAACTTCTTTCGACATCTCTACTACTTATCAAAATAATGGTTTTTTGTTTTCGCAAATAAACGCCGTAGAAACTAAGGTAGAAAACGATTCGATTACTGTAGAAATTAGAATTAGAGAAGACGAAAAAGCACGTATTAAAAAAGTTACAGTATCTGGAAACGATAAAACAAACGACCACGTACTTTTTAGAGAATTACGTGTAAAGCCAGGAAGTTTGTTTAGCAGACAAGAAATTATTAGATCTATTAGAGAAATTGGTCAATTAGGTTTCTTCGACCAAAATGTGGTTCCAGACATTCTTCCAGATTATCAAAATAAAACAACAGATATTAACTTTAATGTTGTCGAAAAAGGGGGAAGCCAAATCGAATTACAAGGTGGTTATGGTGGAGGCTCTTTTATAGGAACGTTAGGATTGTCTTTTAACAATTTCTCTATCAGAAATATTTTCAAAAAAGAAGCATACAAACCATTACCAATGGGAGATGGCCAAAAACTATCTTTAAGATTGCAATCTAGTAGAACTTTTAACACCTACAGCTTTTCGTTTACAGAACCGTGGTTGGGTGGTAAAAAGCCAAGATCTTTATCATTCTCTATATACTCTTCGAATCAGTTTCAGTTAGACCCTCGAACTTTTGATGTAGATAGAAGTAGAAGTTTAGGTATTATTGGAGCCTCTATAGGTTTAGGAGAACGTTTAAAATGGCCTGACGATTTTTTCCAATTATCGCAAACAGTTTCTTACCAAAGTTTTAAATTGAATAATTACGGATTTAGAGTTGGTGCAGATGTACTAAACAATGGTACCTTAAATAATTTATCTTACAATGCTACTCTAGCTAGAAACTCGGCTGGACCAAGTTTAATTTTCCCAACTTATGGTTCTGAATTCTCTTTTGGGGTAAAAGCAACCTTACCATATTCTCTTTTAAATAATAAAGATTATACAGGGTTAGCGCCTGCAGAAAAGTATAAATGGCTAGAATATTACAAATTAAATGCAAAAGGAAAATGGTACACTTCTTTTACCGATAAATTAGTACTAATGTCTAATGCAGAAATGGGGTATTTAGGCTTTTATAATGATGAGTTAGGACAATCTCCTTTCGAAAGATATTTTGTTGGTGGAGATGGAATTGCCGTTTTTCAGTTAGATGGAAGAGAAGTGGTAGGCTTAAGAGGTTATGAAAACAATAGATTATCATCTATTGACGGAGGTACCATTTATAATAAATTTCAGTTAGAACTAAGATACTCAATTACAGATTCGCCATCTGCCTCTATTTATACACTAGGTTTTTTAGAAGCAGGTAATTCGTACGACAATTTTAAAGAATTTAATCCGTTTAAACTAAAACGTTCAGCTGGTTTAGGTATAAGAATCTTTATGCCTGCATTTGGTTTGTTAGGAATCGACTTTGCACATGGATTTGACCCATTACCAGGACAATTCGAAAAATCTGGCTGGCAAACACATTTTATTATCGGAAGACAATTCTAA
- a CDS encoding OmpH family outer membrane protein — MKNLKTLLLIAVFTLGVAGVANAQKIGHIDYQRVIDNMPETRALSVTLEKLGKSYQSEIEGMKKKLEAKYKKYDAEQGTQTPETNKKRAEEIQLDRARYEQAQQTAYQEMQKKQAEELQPIVKKAEKAIEEVAATKGILYVFDAKSLIVKKGEDLYDAVKAKLGLLKDKPKPQATN, encoded by the coding sequence ATGAAAAATTTAAAAACGTTACTATTAATTGCTGTATTTACTTTAGGGGTAGCTGGTGTTGCAAATGCACAAAAAATAGGTCATATAGACTACCAAAGAGTAATCGACAACATGCCAGAAACTAGAGCTTTAAGTGTTACTTTAGAAAAATTAGGTAAATCTTACCAAAGCGAAATTGAAGGAATGAAGAAGAAATTGGAAGCAAAATATAAAAAGTATGATGCAGAGCAAGGAACTCAAACTCCAGAAACGAACAAAAAAAGAGCAGAAGAAATTCAATTAGATAGAGCTAGATACGAGCAAGCACAGCAAACTGCATATCAAGAAATGCAAAAAAAGCAAGCAGAAGAACTACAGCCTATTGTAAAGAAAGCAGAAAAAGCAATTGAAGAAGTGGCTGCTACAAAAGGAATTTTATATGTTTTTGATGCAAAATCTTTAATCGTAAAAAAAGGAGAAGATTTATACGATGCAGTAAAAGCAAAATTAGGCTTGTTAAAAGATAAACCAAAGCCACAAGCAACAAACTAA
- a CDS encoding alpha/beta fold hydrolase → MKNNSILHSTIKGEGKPLLILHGYFGMSDNWKTLGNQFSEDFQVHLVDQRNHGRSFHKDEFNYEVLVEDLHNYIQHYQLENVFLIGHSMGGKTAMLFAVTYPNLVNKLVVVDISPRMYEPHHNAILAGLNSVDFSVENSRKLVDEKLSKRIPDVGVRQFLMKNIYWKEKGQLAYRFNLPSLTENNPEVGEALPPFTVFEKETLFLKGEKSDYITGKEAPIIEAHFPNSKIVEIKNAGHWAHAENPKQFYSEVCKFLIS, encoded by the coding sequence ATGAAAAACAACTCAATATTACATTCAACCATAAAAGGAGAAGGAAAGCCATTGTTAATTCTACATGGTTATTTTGGAATGAGCGATAACTGGAAGACTTTAGGAAACCAGTTTTCAGAAGATTTTCAAGTACATTTAGTAGATCAAAGAAATCACGGACGTAGCTTTCATAAAGACGAATTTAATTATGAGGTTTTAGTGGAAGATTTACACAATTACATACAGCATTACCAATTAGAAAATGTTTTTTTAATAGGACATTCTATGGGCGGAAAAACAGCAATGTTATTTGCAGTAACATACCCTAATTTGGTAAATAAATTAGTGGTTGTAGATATTTCGCCAAGAATGTACGAGCCACACCACAATGCCATTTTAGCAGGGTTAAATTCTGTTGATTTTTCTGTTGAAAACTCTAGAAAACTGGTAGATGAAAAATTATCGAAACGAATTCCTGACGTTGGTGTACGACAATTTTTGATGAAAAATATTTACTGGAAAGAAAAAGGACAGTTGGCTTATCGTTTTAATTTACCATCGCTCACAGAAAACAATCCTGAAGTTGGGGAAGCGTTACCGCCATTTACTGTTTTCGAAAAAGAAACCTTGTTTTTAAAAGGTGAAAAATCGGATTATATTACAGGCAAAGAAGCTCCCATTATTGAGGCTCATTTTCCGAATTCTAAAATTGTAGAAATAAAAAACGCAGGTCATTGGGCGCATGCCGAAAATCCGAAACAGTTTTATAGTGAGGTTTGTAAATTTTTAATTAGTTAA
- a CDS encoding isoprenyl transferase, translating into MDKKLRINLQRVPKHVAIIMDGNGRWAKNQGMNRIFGHRNALTAVRESVKAASQIGVAAITLYAFSTENWKRPKMEVDALMSLLINSLKKELPGFQENNVKVNAIGNIETLPKKAQKVLKDVIFETRNNTKIILTFALSYGSREEIVNTIKNISKKVVNKELLIEEIDENTINNHLYTFNLPEVDLMIRTSGEQRISNFLLWQMAYAELYFTNILWPDFRQEHFYDAIIEYQNRERRFGKTSEQITE; encoded by the coding sequence ATGGATAAAAAACTACGCATTAACCTACAAAGAGTACCAAAACACGTTGCCATTATTATGGATGGCAATGGACGCTGGGCTAAAAACCAAGGTATGAATAGGATTTTTGGACACAGAAATGCCCTAACAGCTGTAAGAGAATCTGTAAAAGCTGCTTCACAAATTGGCGTAGCTGCCATTACCTTATATGCATTTTCTACCGAAAACTGGAAAAGACCAAAGATGGAAGTAGATGCTTTAATGAGCCTATTAATCAACTCGTTAAAGAAAGAATTACCTGGTTTTCAAGAAAATAATGTAAAAGTAAATGCGATTGGAAATATCGAGACGCTTCCTAAGAAAGCTCAAAAAGTATTAAAAGATGTTATTTTTGAAACCAGAAATAACACCAAAATTATCTTAACCTTTGCCTTAAGCTACGGTTCAAGAGAAGAAATTGTTAATACTATCAAAAACATATCTAAAAAAGTTGTTAATAAAGAACTTTTAATTGAAGAAATTGACGAAAATACTATTAATAACCATTTATATACGTTTAATTTGCCAGAGGTAGATTTAATGATACGCACAAGTGGTGAACAACGTATTAGTAATTTCTTATTATGGCAAATGGCCTATGCCGAATTATATTTTACAAATATACTTTGGCCAGATTTTAGACAAGAGCATTTTTACGATGCTATTATAGAATATCAGAATAGAGAACGAAGATTTGGAAAAACAAGCGAACAAATTACAGAATAA
- a CDS encoding OmpH family outer membrane protein, protein MKKIFLSIVLLLSVSISWAQRSQIIAYIDMEYILENVPEYLEAQNTLDEKVVKWRKVLDKEARHIEVLKSDLANEKAILTKDLIEEKEEEIALKQDELRRLESLYFGPKGDLFLLRKQLVKPIQDQVYNAIQSISARKKYDFVFDKSSDLVMLYSNKKYDISDLVLATIDRTRLIDQKNAKKEERKNTKKELTPQQKEAIAKKEAIVAKKLSDREAKKKAAKDRRRELLKKRAEKKELLRKKKEALKKKKEDQKKEQEKKDENNN, encoded by the coding sequence ATGAAAAAAATATTTTTATCAATCGTTCTTTTACTTAGTGTAAGTATTTCTTGGGCACAAAGAAGCCAAATAATTGCTTATATAGATATGGAATACATTCTAGAAAATGTTCCAGAATATTTAGAAGCTCAAAACACTTTAGATGAAAAAGTTGTAAAATGGAGAAAAGTTTTAGATAAAGAAGCGAGACATATAGAAGTATTAAAAAGCGACTTAGCCAACGAAAAAGCAATTCTTACCAAAGATTTAATCGAAGAAAAAGAAGAAGAAATTGCTTTAAAACAAGACGAGCTTAGAAGATTAGAATCTTTGTACTTTGGTCCTAAAGGAGATTTGTTTTTATTAAGAAAACAATTAGTTAAGCCAATTCAAGACCAAGTTTACAACGCAATACAAAGTATTTCTGCAAGAAAAAAATACGACTTCGTTTTTGATAAATCTAGTGACTTAGTAATGCTATATTCAAATAAAAAATACGATATTAGCGACCTCGTTTTAGCAACTATAGATAGAACAAGATTAATAGATCAAAAAAACGCAAAAAAAGAAGAAAGAAAAAACACAAAAAAAGAGTTAACACCTCAGCAAAAAGAAGCCATAGCAAAGAAAGAGGCAATTGTTGCCAAAAAACTTTCAGATAGAGAGGCAAAGAAAAAAGCTGCAAAAGATCGCAGAAGAGAGTTACTAAAAAAAAGAGCCGAAAAAAAAGAACTATTACGTAAGAAAAAAGAAGCATTAAAAAAGAAAAAAGAAGACCAAAAGAAAGAACAAGAAAAAAAAGACGAGAATAATAATTAA
- a CDS encoding NAD kinase, whose translation MKKVAVYGQSYSISAEKEIQILLEVLEENNIVCFIEKKFYDLLIKGNILDKKYPTFSHFSDLNSSFETMFTLGGDGTILRAVTYIRDLGIPLLGINTGRLGFLATINKKTIKESVELILKGEYSLQERTLLSVKTAPKTEQFSELNFALNEVTIARKNTTSMIGVTTNLNNEYLTNYWADGLIIATPTGSTGYSLSCNGPVISPDSKNLVITPIAPHNLNARPMVISDETTIELEIDSREKEFLISLDSRITSVPENTKVFIEKAAFTIQSIIPKNQSFLQTLRSKLLWGEDTRNETNL comes from the coding sequence TTGAAGAAAGTAGCAGTTTACGGACAATCATATTCAATTTCGGCAGAAAAGGAAATTCAAATTTTACTTGAAGTTTTAGAAGAAAATAATATTGTTTGTTTTATTGAAAAGAAATTTTATGATTTATTAATTAAAGGAAACATTTTAGATAAAAAATACCCAACATTTTCTCATTTTTCTGATTTAAATAGTTCTTTCGAAACCATGTTTACTTTAGGTGGCGATGGTACTATATTAAGAGCCGTTACTTATATTCGAGACTTAGGAATTCCGCTTTTAGGAATTAATACTGGAAGGTTGGGTTTTTTGGCAACAATTAATAAAAAAACCATTAAAGAAAGTGTAGAATTAATTTTAAAAGGAGAATATTCGCTACAAGAAAGAACACTCTTATCTGTAAAAACAGCACCAAAAACAGAACAATTTTCTGAACTAAATTTTGCTTTAAACGAAGTTACCATTGCTCGCAAAAACACCACTTCTATGATTGGGGTTACCACCAATTTAAACAACGAATATTTAACCAATTACTGGGCAGATGGCTTAATAATTGCCACTCCAACAGGCTCTACCGGTTATTCTTTAAGTTGTAATGGTCCCGTAATTTCGCCAGATTCTAAAAATTTAGTAATCACCCCCATAGCACCTCATAACTTAAATGCAAGACCTATGGTTATTTCCGACGAAACCACAATCGAATTAGAAATAGATTCTAGAGAAAAAGAGTTTTTAATTTCTTTAGATTCTAGAATTACTTCTGTACCAGAAAACACGAAAGTTTTTATAGAAAAAGCAGCATTTACCATACAAAGTATTATACCAAAAAATCAATCTTTTTTACAAACTTTGCGTAGCAAATTATTATGGGGAGAAGATACCAGAAACGAGACCAACCTTTAA
- a CDS encoding pyridoxine 5'-phosphate synthase — MTKLSVNINKIATLRNSRGGNVPNLLKVATDIEGFGAEGITIHPRPDERHIRYQDARDLKKIVTTEFNIEGNPIKSFIDLVLETKPTQVTLVPDAVDAITSNAGWDTIKYQDFLKEVIQEFQQNGIRTSIFIDTDLKLIEAAAKTETDRIELYTEEFASQFELGNKNAVKPYTEAAILANKLGLGINAGHDLSLDNIQFFKENIPHLAEVSIGHALIAESLYLGLENVVNMYLHRLK; from the coding sequence ATGACAAAGTTAAGCGTAAATATTAACAAAATTGCAACTTTAAGAAATTCTCGTGGCGGAAATGTACCAAATTTATTAAAAGTGGCCACAGATATCGAAGGTTTTGGTGCAGAAGGAATTACCATTCACCCAAGACCAGATGAACGACACATTCGTTATCAAGATGCAAGAGATTTAAAAAAAATAGTAACTACAGAATTTAATATCGAAGGAAACCCTATTAAAAGTTTTATAGATTTGGTGTTAGAAACAAAACCAACACAAGTTACTCTAGTGCCAGATGCTGTAGATGCAATTACGTCGAATGCTGGTTGGGACACCATAAAATATCAAGATTTTTTAAAGGAAGTAATTCAAGAATTTCAGCAAAACGGAATAAGAACGTCTATTTTTATAGATACTGATTTAAAATTAATTGAAGCTGCAGCAAAAACAGAAACCGATAGAATTGAGTTATATACAGAAGAATTTGCCTCTCAATTTGAATTGGGAAATAAAAATGCCGTAAAACCATATACAGAAGCTGCTATTTTAGCAAACAAATTAGGGTTAGGTATTAATGCAGGGCATGATTTGAGTTTAGATAATATTCAATTTTTTAAAGAAAATATACCGCATTTGGCAGAAGTTTCTATAGGACATGCCTTAATTGCAGAAAGCTTGTATTTAGGATTAGAGAATGTCGTAAATATGTATTTGCACAGATTGAAATAG
- a CDS encoding DUF6089 family protein, producing MKNSILFIVFVSFSSILLGQVYEIGVSIGGSNYVGDIGRTNYIYPNKLAGAALFKYNYNPRIALRGTYSYLPIKGNDVDADTDFKQNRGLNFKNTIHELAVGMEYNFYEFDMNSNDKTWTPYILVELAAFNYKSAQSEPQPREYFYTSKTSYAVPIGVGFKSKLYGALAFSVEAKFRYTFVDDLDYSTPKIPSLDFGGTGNDWYMFTGFSLIYTFGRPACYTEGL from the coding sequence ATGAAAAACAGTATATTATTTATCGTATTTGTAAGCTTTTCTTCCATACTTTTGGGGCAAGTGTATGAAATTGGAGTTTCTATAGGAGGCTCTAATTATGTAGGTGACATTGGCAGAACTAACTATATTTACCCAAATAAATTAGCTGGAGCTGCCTTATTTAAATACAATTACAACCCAAGAATAGCTTTAAGAGGTACTTATAGTTATTTACCTATTAAAGGAAATGATGTAGATGCAGATACCGATTTTAAACAAAACAGAGGATTAAATTTTAAAAACACAATTCACGAGTTGGCTGTAGGTATGGAATATAATTTTTACGAATTCGACATGAATTCAAATGATAAAACTTGGACACCATACATTTTAGTAGAATTGGCCGCGTTTAATTACAAAAGTGCCCAGTCAGAACCACAGCCACGCGAATATTTTTATACAAGCAAAACATCATATGCAGTTCCTATAGGAGTTGGTTTTAAGTCTAAACTATATGGTGCTTTAGCCTTTTCGGTTGAAGCAAAATTTAGATACACTTTTGTAGATGATTTAGATTACTCTACACCAAAAATACCCTCTTTAGATTTTGGAGGAACAGGAAACGACTGGTATATGTTTACAGGTTTTTCTTTAATATATACATTTGGGAGACCCGCTTGTTACACAGAAGGTTTATAA
- a CDS encoding acyl-CoA thioesterase — translation MTTKERIKNSETRQFKAVFPNTTNHYDTLFGGTALSLMDEVAFITATRFSRQKMVTVSSNRIDFTKPIPAGTIIELIGKVSHIGKTSLKVEVNIYIEQMYSYQKEHAIFGEFTFVAIDENKDPVKITQ, via the coding sequence ATGACAACAAAAGAGAGAATTAAAAATTCTGAAACAAGGCAATTTAAAGCTGTTTTTCCGAACACCACAAACCATTACGACACACTTTTTGGTGGAACCGCTTTATCTTTAATGGACGAAGTTGCTTTTATTACTGCAACAAGGTTTAGCAGACAAAAAATGGTTACAGTAAGTAGCAATAGAATAGACTTTACCAAACCCATTCCTGCGGGAACGATAATAGAACTAATTGGTAAAGTATCGCACATTGGAAAAACCAGCTTAAAAGTAGAAGTAAATATTTATATAGAACAAATGTATAGTTACCAAAAAGAGCATGCAATTTTTGGAGAGTTTACCTTTGTAGCTATTGATGAAAATAAAGATCCTGTAAAAATTACACAGTAG